Within the Phaseolus vulgaris cultivar G19833 chromosome 9, P. vulgaris v2.0, whole genome shotgun sequence genome, the region GAAGTATAACAAGAAGTTCTAAAGTGTTCcaataattaattacttcaacagtatatatatataagcaaATAAGTATTTGAAAGCATAATATATAACTAAACAAAACTATTCAAAATACATAACAATTGAATGATTGcgttttttattacttttaaatatttattgtcttAGATATTTTTGGGAGACTTTAGATCAAGCCTAGTTTCATATCCCTTTATATTATTAGACGTGTGGAAATGTTCCTAactttagttattatttaaggGTATCTTTAACATGTTTggattttgtataagggttagaGTATCTCTGAAATGATacactttaattttatttcattctttaatgataaaaaaaaagacattgAATTCTTAGTTTCAAATATTTACATCATCATTATAGTGTGTTGTAATCCTGAAAAGACTTGTTTGAAAGAATATTGGGGTTCATTGTttaggaaaaaaattgaaagaattaGTTTGTACATAGTGAAACTTGGTGGTCTAAAAAAAGGTAGACATGGTCCTGGTGGTAAAGACAAATCGATATAAAAATTATCTGTTGAGTTGTTCTTtcttatgttttgaaaaaaaaactttttttattaatgttgaCAACGAAGGAAAGGttgttatttgaaaaaaaaaaatccttttttttgtgttttcacTAGCAATCTACCTTCAAATAAGTTATATTTGTGATTTTCTAAACAATACAACCAACTATACACTCTTTTAAAAAGTCACAATATATCATTCCATATTATTCATTAGATATATAGCACACAAACTTTTTTATTGATAAGTTACATCATTGGTTCTAGTTGTAGTCCACTTCGTTTACTCATCATAAGTAGAGACATTTGGCCTGGGCTCAAAATCTCCCTTTGCAAAGTCATTTCTTTCCTTAGCATAGATGTCATCATTTTCATAAGCTGAAACATTAGGTCTTGGTTCAAAATCTTTTATGGTTTTGCTTTTTTCCTTCACATTAACCTTATTATCACCATAAGCTGAAACATTGGGTCTTGGTTCAAAATCTTTCATGGCTTTGCTTTTTTCTTTCACATCAACTTCATTATCACCATAAGCTGAAACATTAGGTCTTGGTTCAAAATCTTTCATGGTTTTGCTTTTTTCCTTCACATCAACCTTATTATCACCATAAGCTGAAACATTGGGTCTTGGTTCAAAATCTTTCATGGCTTTGCTTTTTTCTTTCACATCAACTTCATTATCACCATAAGCTGAAACATTAGGTCTTGGTTCAAAAATTttcatggatttttttttttctttcacatcAACCTCATTATCACCATAAGCTGAAACATTGGGTCTTGGTTCAAAATCTTTCATGGCTTTGTTTTTTTCCCTCACATCAACCTCATTATCACCATAAGCTGAAACATTGGGTCTTGGTTCAAAATCTTTCTTGACTTTGTTTTTTTCTCTCACATCAACCTCGTTGTCACCATAAGCTGAAACATTAGGTCTTGGTTCAAAATCTTTCACATTTTTGCTTTTTTCCTTCACATCAACCTCGTTATCACCATAAGCTGAAACATTAGGTCTTGGTTCAAAATCTTTCATGGCtttgtttttttccttttcatcaACCTCATTTCCACCATAAGCTGAAACATTAGGTCTTGGTTCAAAATCTTTCATGCCTTTGTTTTTTTCCTTCACATCAACCTCATCATCACCATAAGTTGAAACATTGGGTCTTGGTTCAAAATCTTGCATGGCtttgtttttttctctcatATCAACCTCATTGTCACCATAAGCTGAAACATTAGGTCTTGGTTCAAAATCTTTCATGGTTTTGCTTTTTTCTTTCACATCAACTTCATTATCACCATAAGCTGAAACATTAGGTCTTGGTTCAAAATCTTTCATGGCTTTATTTTTTTCCCTCACATCAACCTCATTGTTACCATAGACTGAAACATTAGGTCTTGGTTCAAAATCTTCCATACCttttttttccatattttttttcttttccatgcAATCAATATCATTGTGATCGGGACTTGCTTCAAGATTTTTCACAACTTTCTTCTTTGACTTAACATCAATGTCATGGTTTCTATAGTTTACGGCATTAGATTTCACATCAAAGTTTTTTAGAACTTTAAATTCTTCCGGCACATCCTGATGTTTCGTCACCATTTTCCAATATTCTTCTCCCATCTTTCTTGACTCAACGTTTGTTACAAACTTCTCAAATTtggtaataaaaaaaacaaaatatactaTCAGAATGCAAATTGTAGTAAAATatatcttaataaataaataaactgtCACTGTTTTCACTAAAAAATGAATAGTATTATTAAAgtcacaattaaaaaaataacatgataattaaaaataaaaataggatgggttaaacaatatttttcttaattaaaatgtctattatatttaaaaaattaatggtgtaaatattttttagcaTCTTAACATAACCTTGTTAGGTTTGACATGACTATTTGAAATTTTCACTTGCCatattaatttgttaaaaatttatttcaaattatagtTTTAGAGATGTATAGATTTATCTTTACACatattaatcaattaattaatgcctataaaaaaataatcatagtCCCTTAGAAAAATTCAACGTAAAACAAACTATATAGAAAAATGCAACTGCAACTTATGGCTTAGGATGAGGTAGAAATGTCTCGATTATACATTGTAAGAGATGAATCTAACTTTCCTGACAAgatataagtttatttttaagattttatatgaattttccAGTAATTTACTTAAAGGTTTATTTTGCATACACGAGGTGCAATTTTATTGTTAACAAAATAGGTTTGACTCTTTAGGTTATAAACATGCTTGAAATTTAcgaatataaataatatattattttaagaaattataaaatataaacatagtaataaaattaaaaaaaatatatatttacttaaataaaacGGACATTTACATTTGAAAGCTtttgaataatataaattttgacttttaaatttatttaatcaaatttaaacaGGTCTTGATTTAATTTATGTCTTAAAACATTTGACGTACGCATATAGGTTGTCATTCTTATGGGAATGCTTGACCTATTTATGTGGTACGACATATAGGTTGTCATTCttatgggaatgcttacctatTTATGTGCTACAAATTCAAAACTTAAGCCAATAGATTACAAcacataaacaaataaataaagggGGAAAAAGTTTAATTACTTGTTTGTGtgcaattttaaaaaacttgaGTTAATATATAATCTTAGGAAATATGAGAGGTGTAAGTGCAATTTACTTTgaagttaaataaatttttcattcatAGGAAAAATAATTGTTGAGCATAATTTATAATGCAAATATTACATAATTATAAAgatgaaataataattaaatcactacaataaaattattaaataacaatcaattttagagataaaataattagtcactctATTGACTAAAtggactaaattaaatattattttagacactaaaaaaatattgatatttaaagtagtttctattattaatacaaatttataaaataatttataaattaatatttatattaattatcaatatttagttaattatattttaatttaaaattaaaatttaataaaaactaatttaatacataaaatagttaataactaaaattttatagttaatgattaaatactaatttaaaaactacttcataattaataataaaaaatactttaaatattaataatttttttaagttataaaatgttctttaatttaatgaatataataattaattattttaattttaaaattaatttttatttaataatttaaatttactaaAATTATTTGCTTTCTTGAATTTCTATTAACAATTTGTTAATAATCTCGGTTCAGATAAATATTATATGATAGGCGAAATCATAGTCTATGAATTTCCTATTAAAGGAATATAAAAGTCTAATTCCAGTGCATAAATTATTCAATCCAGTTCAGAGACAAAGTATTTCTAATTTacgttcttttttattttcttcatatttcCCTCTTAACAGctgtgaaaattttatttttgtgacaAAATAATATCCAGTAACAAGACATGATAGTGTAAAGACCAAAGTGAAGAGAAAAGGaagatataattaataaatggTGCAGTTggttataatataataatattttgtgtGTTTTATGATCACCTTAGCATAAGAGAAATGGATCTTTctacaaattttaatttgaaagacATTGAGAATATGAAATGCAGATGGTTTGAAGTAAAAAGAGAagattaagttaaaaaaaagtgaagtaAAAGTGGAATAAGTATTGAAGTTTTGACATGAATTAAAAATAGACATTTATATGCAAAATGAAGAAATGAAAACATACCAGGAAGATGAAGAGGAGAGGAAGCACAGCAATAAGAGATCTCATTTTGTAGAGCATTTTGTAGAGTGAAATGAAAGGCTTACTATGAAGGACTTGTAAGTAACCTTCCCTATTTATAGCCACACACATAACATACCGTAGCTGACGTGTCTTTTCGCATGTTGTGTttgcaaaataaaattaatcaagCCACAACAAATTGTCTCCACTATACTAGGTTACACAATATTATAGTTCCCCACGTTTTCAGTGCTGAGATATTTATTTGatcttttagttttagtttctCTGCTTTTTCATGCAAATTCATTTgtatatttaaaaactaatttatttcttactttttttttcaatttttttatcattaaaaaaaaatgtggtgCACTTAAGAAATAATTCAACtattatacaaaataaataaaaaacaaacactTCACTTTCCGAATACAACATATCCATATGAAATCTCCTGTTATTATTATTGACAAAACCAAATAACAAAGTAAAGTTAACTCTCTTACtaacaatttcatttttaaattatactaaATAGGCCCAAAGGTTGAAAAATCGTTAAtgtattaaaagataaataaaattaaaataatataaataaataataaagtaagATGATATTGTATCaagagtaaaaaaataattcaaaaacattaaaaatatatttagttacTGCAACCAAGATGTGAAAAGTAAAAACTAAATCAAGTTAAAGTCCAACAATATAAATAGGTGATTTGTTTAATAGGTAAGTATAgagtttttatttgataattaaataaatactttATCATGAAAGCACATCGCAGATACATACCCAACCGAAAGTTAATCTAGATCTAACAATCAAAAGATAGCCCAAATTCAGTAGTTGAGAAAAAGTTCAATCCCAAATAGAACCGTCCAAGTCAATCGATCCAGTAATCGAAAACGCAAAACATCACTAAAAGACCAAAAAATCGAGAGAAAgagaagttagttgatccaaaAGTcgtataaaaacataaataatatttttaattaatattgttgACTTACTCGAAGataacattttattattaaaataaagtttttatgtaatgatttaaaataatagatAATTTTCTTTTCCTACTGTAAAACGAAGAGATTGAAAATAGAAGcggaataatattaatagttgtACTCGATATGACCGTGATTGAAATCATGTATGAACCGAGAACATTTTATgaaccaaaaataaaaaatttaattgaattatattaTCAGATTAAATGAGATTAactaaaaaattgtaataatcTAAATATATAAGAAGTGTTCTCACTCATCTTTATATATACATAAGTTAATACCATGAAGTAAAAAGTAGGCTTTTAATAACTTTAAATACTTCAATAATATTGATTGAAGTGGGAGACAACTATTTTGCAGATACTTCGAAACGAcacttataaataaaaatttaaaaccaaCAAAATCGATCATGACACCttcatgattaaaaaaaattaaaattaataaatatatatatataaaaaaatattatttgaaatatgaaataattgattttaataatGTTTTCATAATTAATTGTGATTAACAGCACATCTCATGTTTtttatatagtaataataatatttttatcgaattaaatcattttcattttattttttgtcaaataaacatatttttttaccaaataATAACATGTATTAATAACGACTCTGATActttattttaacttatactttaaaatattgGTTAAGATGGAATGAAAACTTTCACTCTCATTCCTTCAATttccttttatttaatttatctaaataataaaatttaatatcatttatagaAATCCTaacaattgttttttaaatttgagttgaattaatatatattttatcctATAATCTTcacaccatttttttttcttaatccaaactttaaatttaaatatttataataaaaaaattattaaaatgaattattgtctatttattattcacaaatgaatttttaaaacaaattaaaatattaaaacattttagGTTAAGTTATAATTGACATGAATATTATAACGTTATAGTTTAAGCTGAAACTTTAGTTACaacattcatattttttacCTAAATTCTTCacatttatgaatttattaCTCACGGAAAcaataaatgtaaataaaataacaacaacatctaattttttttattcataaaactTGAAAACTCACGCAATTGTTTAACTAACTAATCTAAATCCCTTAATAATACATAGTACTCAACGGAACCTACATCCGTACTTGTTTTAGATACAAACgcaatttgttttattaaaataattttttattatatttattagtttatttaaaaaaacttaaacgtagttgaaaagaaataaatataatctctaatcatcattttttttatctacaaaaaataaataaaatgagacatttCAGGAGGTGTCCAAACCCTTATACAAATAATTCAAACACAAACTTCTTATCCCCAACTAGCTATATACATTACAATACATCAACTACATTAACATACCAAAACAAGATACAAGAGTACATCAATATACAATTACATCAATCCTCCAAAGGAACACATTCTCAAGACAAGACACAAAAGTACAACAATTAAACTCAGTCTTTGCGAGCAAACAAAAGTAAACCAAACACCTCTAAGCGCCAAACCCATCAAACCGATCCTGCGATGAGGATATAGAAACCAAAAAACCTACACAAAACACCTCACGTCTTCCAATTCTGGACAAATCGTTAAACAATAATCACCAAACATCAATCTCTTAAATATCTCATATAACATAAAGGTTCTAAACACCAATCTGAGTAGGATAAATCAACCAATCTTTCTTTTACCGTAACCCAAGACCAAAATCTTCACACCAACCCTGCCAGGAAGAAACAAAAACCAAGAGAAGCTGCACAAAACACACCACAACTGCCAAACCTGCACAAAACGTTAAATATAAATCACCAAACATCAATCTCTCAaatatttcatacaataaaGGAGTTCCAAACACTAATCTGAGTAAGAAAAATCAGTCAATCTTTCCTTTACCGTAATCCAAGAccaaatttttctttttaccGCAGTAAAAACCTCAACTAGATCAACATACTCATTCTTAAAAACCATCATATTCCTATGATTCCAAATTTAACCTATAATATCTACCCAAATCCCCCAGCACCTAGCAATAACATCTTTCAAATCTATAGGTTTAAACATCTTAAAATGCATTTATGCATCACAATGTAATACCGAAGAAATCTTCAGTCACTCGAGACACAATCCTCAAATTCTCCATAAGACCATA harbors:
- the LOC137821847 gene encoding uncharacterized protein gives rise to the protein MLYKMRSLIAVLPLLFIFLFVTNVESRKMGEEYWKMVTKHQDVPEEFKVLKNFDVKSNAVNYRNHDIDVKSKKKVVKNLEASPDHNDIDCMEKKKNMEKKGMEDFEPRPNVSVYGNNEVDVREKNKAMKDFEPRPNVSAYGDNEVDVKEKSKTMKDFEPRPNVSAYGDNEVDMREKNKAMQDFEPRPNVSTYGDDEVDVKEKNKGMKDFEPRPNVSAYGGNEVDEKEKNKAMKDFEPRPNVSAYGDNEVDVKEKSKNVKDFEPRPNVSAYGDNEVDVREKNKVKKDFEPRPNVSAYGDNEVDVREKNKAMKDFEPRPNVSAYGDNEVDVKEKKKSMKIFEPRPNVSAYGDNEVDVKEKSKAMKDFEPRPNVSAYGDNKVDVKEKSKTMKDFEPRPNVSAYGDNEVDVKEKSKAMKDFEPRPNVSAYGDNKVNVKEKSKTIKDFEPRPNVSAYENDDIYAKERNDFAKGDFEPRPNVSTYDE